Proteins found in one Cyprinus carpio isolate SPL01 chromosome B10, ASM1834038v1, whole genome shotgun sequence genomic segment:
- the LOC109079297 gene encoding CD209 antigen-like protein C isoform X1 gives MSDDIYDDAFGTETEGMERERMEMTVDIYESADHVRDYDFKTKTNTHKLLQPTGSDSVKSRSSRAAVVCLVLLCVLLLTAVIVLCVHVYTNNTNYTQEGDELLTKINNLTEEGDQLLTKITNLTEERDQLLTMITNLTEERDQLLTKITNLTEERDKLIIKNKNLLNKTDQLINQLSILGKDDKWFYYQSSFYYMSNETKSWTESRQDCLKKGADLIIINSSEEQDFVKNNTVNREFWIGVTDSDVEDRWKWVDGSTLTSGFWVSSGGIKEPGGGTKENCAVTYLKAHPNLLGWHDVKCNDAYQWICEKSILPLLQY, from the exons ATGTCTGATGATATTTATGACGATGCCTTCGGGACAGAGACTGAgggaatggagagagagagaatggagatGACCGTGGATATCTACGAGAGTGCAGATCATGTGAGAGATTATGATTTCAAGACCAAGACAAACACCCACAAACTACTTCAGCCTACAG GAAGTGATTCAGTGAAGAGCAGAAGCTCCAGAGCAGCTGTAGTGTGTTTGGTTctgctgtgtgttcttctgctgactgcagtcatagtgctgtGTGTCCACGTCTatacaaacaacacaaactaCACACAAGAGGGAGATGAGCTACTAACCAAGATCAACAACCTCACAGAAGAAGGAGACCAGCTACTAACCAAGATCACCAACCTCACAGAAGAAAGAGACCAGCTCCTAACCATGATTACTAACCTCACAGAAGAAAGAGATCAGCTACTAACCAAGATCACAAACCTCACAGAAGAAAGAGATAAgctaataataaagaataaaaatctgTTGAACAAGACCGACCAGCTAATAAATCAGCTTTCAATTCTTGGTAAAGATG ATAAATGGTTTTACTATCAATCCAGTTTTTACTATATGTCCAATGAGACAAAGAGCTGGACTGAGAGCAGACAAGACTGTTTGAAGAAaggagcagatctgatcatcataaacAGCAGTGAGGAACAA GATTTTGTTAAGAACAATACTGTTAATAGAGAATTCTGGATTGGTGTGACTGATAGTGATGTGGAGGACAgatggaaatgggttgatggcagCACACTGACCTCTGG GTTCTGGGTATCCAGTGGAGGAATAAAAGAGCCAGGAGGAGGAACAAAAGAGAACTGTGCTGTGACTTATTTAAAAGCTCACCCTAATTTATTAGGATGGCATGATGTTAAATGTAATGATGCTTATCAATGGATCTGTGAGAAGAGTATTTTACCTCTCCTACAGTACTag